The Gossypium hirsutum isolate 1008001.06 chromosome D02, Gossypium_hirsutum_v2.1, whole genome shotgun sequence region ttttatattttcaatgtTATTATTAAGTTGGATTAATTGATATTTGCaagtattgattttttaaatatataatatatatttttgttaaaatttagttTGAATGAGTTGGTTTTATGAACTAATTAATTGAGAAgaaggtaaataaataaaaagtaaaaagtatattagtgtaagtgtataataaaaaattttattttaggcacTACGGtcaaaaactatttttattttaagcacTGTTATTAAAAAGTATtattattttggtcatttattgttaatttaatgttattgtacactcattttagtcacttagctttaataaaattttattttgatcacttatttttttaaattaattttattttttcaaaaaaaaaaccttaaggtTTCATAAGGAATTAAGTTATTCAACTGCATAGATGAAACCTAAGTTTTTCCTTGTaactcaatttattttaaaaaaaattccctgTAAAAACTCAAGTAATTCACaccaaaaaaactaaaattaattttaaaatccggggaaaagaaaatgaaaaaggtaaagtGTTTCCCCTATACAAACCCAAGTTTTCCCCATAAAACTCAGGTGTAAAACCCCAGGTTTTTGTCTTTTACTAGGAACAAGTTTAAAAACtaattttagaaaatgaaaaataaaaggaaattaagaaaagataaaataaattttctcgtACAAACCCAAGTTTTTCCTcagtaaaaaaactaaaattaattttaaaaaataaaagaaattaaaaattttaatgatttttcatgtAAAAACCTATTTTTTCCCTATACACCCAATTTTTCGTTTgaactaaataaaactaaaattaattttaaaaaaaattaaaatgataagataagtgatcaaaatgaaaacttattaaaattaggtaatcaaaatgaaaacttactaaAGTTGGGTGATTAAAACGAATGTACAATAACATTGAATTAAGAACTGGGTGAACAACTTTTAAAGGCAAGCTTAAAATGAAAATGGTTTTTAGCGGCAGTTTctgaaagaaaatttttattttgacataatgacttatttggctcttcaagtgacaaaaaaatcattttaaccctccatttaatttttttccttttttagccattaaacttgtgtttttttatcaaatcaccccaaaattgatgaaaaagttaaagctttttaactttgctgatgtggcatacaCGTGGATTGCCACATGAATGACacgtcaatatttaattaattttaaaaaaattaaattttaaaattttaaaattttaaaatcattaaaattatttgaaatactttttaatatttttaaaattttaaaaatttaattaaatgttgacatgcTATACATATAGCAATTTACATATATGTcatgtcagcaaagttaacaagtattaattttttcattcatttttgggtgatttgacaaaaaaataactTCAATGGCTAAAAGAGGCAAAAAATTAAATTgagggctaaaatgatttttttgtaaagttggagagcaaaaaaattattatgtcttttattttcttgtgccaaaaataaaaaattttgaaaattaagtgaCTAACTATGTTATTTACcctattttaaaatatcattttattaaaaaaatagggaGAAAAAAAGCAATAACTCAAAGTTTAAACACAAGTAGAATGAGTAAAAcccgattcgattcgaaaaaattaaaaaaaaattgcatttcgagttaatcgaattatttgagtaaactcaaataagtaatttgagtttcgagttcgaatcgagttgaattttacaattcgaataacaaaTTGATGTAAATTCCCTTTTGGTCACTgtaaagtttgaaaatgagcaaattggtctctttcaacaaaaattacaaaaaaaatcaaaataattttcaaaaaattaaaaataacttttaaaattcaaaaaatttataaaaatttcaatttttttaaaaaattataaaaatttcaaaaaaaactataaaaatatataaaaaaagttaaaaattaataattttctagaataataattttggagacttaaataaataaattaataattcaagtttatcatactaaagtatttatttttattattttgctttaaaaaattttcaaatatatatagtttcaaatttatgcgttctaatatgaaattagttatactgtaacaagattttaatttaactcgaaaaattttattttatccgactaaaattttattttacttgacTTGATTtgaatcgaattaaattaataaattataatttaacaactcaattaactcgaaatttttttactcgattcgatcTAATGTTTATGGAAGGAATGTCAAACATAGCGCAATTAAATCCGTGAGAAATATTACAGAGTGACCACCAACACCTGTAAAGAGCAGGACACATGTGTAGGAAGGAAGAATGTCCCCACGCGTTTCAAAAGATTATTGGTTAAAGCAATCAAAAGTGAGGTTAAAAGTCTTAACCCTGATTAAGAGAGTTAATGAAGGAGCCCAACCACTATATAAAGAGAAGGAGCTGAAAGGAAATCCCCAAGTGAGGCCGAGAGTCATTCACCCCAAATTACTTGAGAGAAAATCAAAGCAGCTCTTTCATCTTTTTATTCTATTCATTCTGTTTTCAAGATTTAAGCTATTGATTAATTCTGGGTTTTTCTTTGTGAACATTctccctccccccccccccacaTCCCGCTTCTCTGAATCCCTTTCTGTTAATCATCTGTCTTTGAAAATATAAAATCTGATATTTGGGTTTGTTTTTCAGAACTTAGACAAGGATTTCTTCAAAAGCCAGGTGTTTTCAGAATCGAGATCCAGCTTTTTTTAGTCTTCCAATATTTTTCACTTTCCAAGCAaagtttagaattttttttttggttctgtaGATAAAATCAACTGAAAGGGTGATTTTTGGTCCCTTAAAGTTCGATTTTTAGACTTGATTTCGAGGGGTTATATATTTTAAAGAACCTCCTTGAttaatcctttttttctttttctgattttCAAACCTGTGCTTAAGTTTTGTCAAGAAACAGGTTgctttatttgattttgtttcttcttcttctttattttttcttttggttttaagAGATGACAGCTACAATGGATTTTAATAGTAGCGGAGCATTTCAATCAGATTTCTATGGAGGAGAATTGATGGAAGCACTTGAACCTTTTATGAAGAgtgcttcttcttcttccccttccccttccccttccccttcttACAATTCTTTATCTTCTTCACAAACACAAGCCACTTTTTACCCAGCATTTTCAGGTCTGCAAGAGCCTCAACCTGGTTCAACTATTGATCTAAACAACTTAGACCAAGCTCAATCCAACCAAATCCAGGCTCAGTTCCATTTCCAAACCTACCACCCTAGCTACCTTTACCAAAATCCCCAACCCAGCTTCAGCAGTAACATTATGGTCAGGTTTATTAGCCCCAAACCAGTCTCAATGAAACAGATGGGTTCACCACCCAAACCCACCAAGCTTTACAGAGGTGTTAGGCAACGTCACTGGGGAAAATGGGTCGCTGAGATTCGGCTACCTAAGAACCGGACTCGCCTTTGGTTAGGCACTTTTGAAACGGCCGAGCAAGCAGCCTTGGCTTATGACAAAGCAGCCTATAAACTTAGAGGTGACTCAGCGAGACTCAACTTCCCTAACCTTCGCCACCAAGGTTCCCATATTGGTGAATACAAGCCTTTGCATTCCTCCGTTGATGCCAAGCTTCAAGCCATTTGTGAAAGCTTGGAACATGACCAAAAGCAAGGGAACAAGAAAAAAACATCAAAGGAAATGAAGAAGGACAAGGTTCAAGTGGCAACGCCTGAACCTGAGGAAAAGACAGTGAAGTTGGAGAACTCTTCATCTTCGTCTCCGGTTGTGTCGGAGAACGAGGTGTCAGCAGAATCTTCACCTTTATCAGATCTTACATTCTCGAATTTCAACGAACATTCATGGCCTGAATTTGGTTTTTCTTCGGAAAACTTTATGTTGTCGAAATACCCTTCATATGAGATTGATTGGGATTCTATTTTAAAATCCTAAAAGAAGGGTATGTTTCATTTCTTGTAACAGTTAAGCTCACTGCAATCGAGTTTTTGGTAGTTGCGGTGGCAGGTCAGGGTCCTTAGCCTATTGTATTTATAAGGAATTGGAAATGTTTCCCATGGTGGTCAGCTCGTTTTTTTGTACAGCTGAACCAAGGTAGAAACCTGTTAGTGTCAGTGTAATtgaatttatcatcttttttatttacTACTTTGAATGACAATGTTTCTGAAAAATATAATTGAACTTGCGTGGAAGATTGTTGTAGCTGTACGTTGGATTGAAATGGACACAATTACCCTTCAATACAATGTTCCCTTTCATGCCTAATATTTATCTCATCTTCATTCTAAATTAAACTTCCTACTTCACAATCAAAACTTGAAAACACTCTTTAATTGGAAAAACTCCTAAAGATAAAAACTCTATTTTTCCATTATGGTTTGAAATATATCTAATTACTTTTATaagtttctattaaaaaaaatctaattagttatacttttttaattattattaaatttcatatattaaatatttttcaattaaaatatgtaggttaattttaaaatatattgtcttaaatgataattacattttcttttgtcttctcttttaattttttttatacaaatgcatgtaaatattttaaactaaatttaatttaattatatattatttctttaatttcatatttaaatccATTTCTTTtccattaatttctttaaataatagtaattaattttagttaaaattgtaATTACTTCATATCAATgttaatatataaatgaattaagaATAAGTTTAAAATACATGCTTTTACTTAGAACTTAAAATTGTCAATGTACAGGATAGGGTCGAAACCTAAGCCTAAAATCAACCTACCTTAGCTCAACTCCACAGTTctattcattatttatatattataaaatgttaaaattattttatattaatattaatatatttttataattaaatttaaataaaaattatttttaattgtttaatttgaatttgaGTTGAGCTAATTTGATGTGTGAAATTCTTTATCTAAAAGCTTTGACTAGGGTAGACTTAgagttaatttagcattgtttttgaaaagtacttttaaaaagtgtcgtttgaaaagtttgatttaagattaagtgtttaatattgctatcaaaaaatacttttgagaaataaaatatctattttagacatggtattataaagtaataaatatgtatttaaataatgttcaaattagttaatattatgatattttaacaagaatataaaaataatttattataacttgttgttaatattttaatatatgaaatataaattttaaatattttaattaattaatattaattatttataaaatttaattagaatatataaataatattttaagtatttaaatataaccattaaatatttataattagatattaatacatttgtattattttaaaaattattttttaattaataattttaacacaattgtattattttattttaaaatgtaatttgaatatataacccatattagatattaacataacatagaaaacataaacctaacaaattaaaatattatatgtatttggattaaagtttcaaaaaggggtaatatttatataccaaatataaattttacaaattttacattaGCATTTGCAattaaagtgaattcattaaactagaagCTATAGCATATCTTGTTAATTCTatttcaaaaccacttgaattgtttgattcaccatcatcatcatcatattataaacaattatgatAAACCACAAGATAACATTTTTCTACATGTCATAATATgataaacaattaattcaatagttgtttatttttgtaaaattatcaattaaagaacttatactttattatttaaaaaaagaaataaaagaaatatctTATCATTTGGTGGGTGCGAAAATTTGTATTTTGGATCTCGAATTGCATCAAGAAATATTCTAGTGTCATGCGTCAGTCCTTCTCATCCAGCCATAACAAAGgtgaaacacatattaaaatcacatactACCATAACATTCTGAGTCGGGACACATTTTCTTCCAATGTAGAGAATTTGTTCATTTGGTGGAAGAATAGCGGCAATATGAGTACCATCAAATGCACCTATGGAAACCTAaacaaataatcatattagtcccatgcatatttttaatcgagaaaaaatattaaaatataataattaatattaaattttaatcttaaaatgCGACATATATCTAGAATCATTATGTATTTGTTTGGGtatttaactaaaaaatgatcatcatgtgcAATTAGATTAATGACTATCTTTGAAACTTTCTTAAGTACTATTGCAAAATATCGACTTATTGTTGCTCCAGACctttgaaatctttctcgataTTGGGAAACTTTTGCATTGGTGCCCAAGATGTACAAAAAATTCCCAACATTTCACGAGAAGATATGTGCCTTGAAGTTTGCAAATTGTATCTTGCCTCTAAAACTCTCAACAAACTTGTGAATACAATTTTTGACATcctaaaattaatcatacaacatgaTCCATGACCGTCAAGGATCTCTAGGATCCATGCCTCACCTGATTGTTTTGAACCCATGCATGGTTGCTTAAATATATACTTCTCATAACATAATTGCACAAAAGAATAT contains the following coding sequences:
- the LOC121214633 gene encoding ethylene-responsive transcription factor RAP2-4 yields the protein MTATMDFNSSGAFQSDFYGGELMEALEPFMKSASSSSPSPSPSPSYNSLSSSQTQATFYPAFSGLQEPQPGSTIDLNNLDQAQSNQIQAQFHFQTYHPSYLYQNPQPSFSSNIMVRFISPKPVSMKQMGSPPKPTKLYRGVRQRHWGKWVAEIRLPKNRTRLWLGTFETAEQAALAYDKAAYKLRGDSARLNFPNLRHQGSHIGEYKPLHSSVDAKLQAICESLEHDQKQGNKKKTSKEMKKDKVQVATPEPEEKTVKLENSSSSSPVVSENEVSAESSPLSDLTFSNFNEHSWPEFGFSSENFMLSKYPSYEIDWDSILKS